In one Brassica oleracea var. oleracea cultivar TO1000 chromosome C9, BOL, whole genome shotgun sequence genomic region, the following are encoded:
- the LOC106316331 gene encoding gibberellin-regulated protein 10-like — translation MKMKLAVVQFFIISLLLSSSLFMLSNADSSPCNGKCNARCSKAGRQDRCLKYCNICCEKCDDHCVPSGTYGNKDECPCYRDTKNSNGKPKCP, via the exons ATGAAGATGAAGTTGGCTGTCGTTCAATTTTTCATTATCTCTCTTCTCCTCTCATCTTCTTTGTTTATGCTTTCAAACGCAGATTCAT CACCATGCAATGGAAAATGCAATGCGAGATGTTCAAAGGCCGGAAGACAAGATCGGTGTCTCAAGTATTGCAATATATGTTGCGAGAAGTGTGATGATCATTGTGTTCCTTCAGGCACATATGGAAACAAAGATGAGTGTCCTTGTTACCGCGATACGAAGAACTCCAATGGCAAACCCAAATGTCCTTGA
- the LOC106315082 gene encoding uncharacterized protein LOC106315082, whose protein sequence is MFVDVIGQPIDIGDIQIVHVQGKETKKLEFTLTDTEDHQIACCLWGQFAEHMLYAYKVAQVNKNFLCLLRFAKINVYKGQVQITNAFDSSTIEINPPGFDVQDYLQVLPKNELALTTGSHELAKHKGSKRQPDKWSIYPERSILDIIMATDTENCIVKGTIYAIDTDWAWFYFGCVKCHFKKVTDITKRDVVPVKHLWYCDSCHQSVTNVAPQFKLHLLIKDDTGETKVMLLDTIAEPILGVSAEVLLDGSLEEVCKIIHLIVVYYIHIVVFNIVGVCFYLG, encoded by the exons ATGTTTGTAGATGTTATTGGTCAACCAATTGATATCGGAGATATCCAGATTGTGCATGTGCAAGGTAAAGAAACAAAGAAGCTTGAGTTTACTTTGACAGATACAGA GGATCACCAAATAGCATGTTGTCTTTGGGGCCAGTTTGCTGAACATATGCTATATGCATACAAAGTTGCTCAAGTCAATAAGAATTTTCTCTGTTTACTGAGATTTGCTAAAATCAATGTTTACAAGG GACAAGTTCAGATTACAAATGCTTTTGATTCTTCCACTATCGAAATAAATCCACCCGGATTTGATGTCCAAGACTATCTACAAGT GTTGCCTAAGAACGAGCTTGCTCTCACAACTGGTAGTCATGAGCTTGCAAAACATAAAGGAAGCAAACGCCAACCTGATAAATGGTCTATTTATCCTGAGAGATCAATTCTGGATATCATTATGGCGACTGAT ACTGAAAACTGCATTGTTAAGGGCACAATTTATGCAATTGACACAGACTGGGCTTGGTTTTATTTTGGTTGTGTTAAGTGCCACTTCAAAAAGGTTACCGATATTACCAAAAGGGATGTGGTTCCTGTGAAACATCTATGGTATTGTGATTCATGCCATCAGTCTGTAACCAATGTTGCACCTCA GTTCAAACTCCATCTACTTATAAAGGATGACACTGGTGAAACTAAGGTGATGCTGCTTGATACTATTGCTGAACCAATTTTGGGAGTGAGTGCTGAAGTGCTCTTAGATGGTTCTCTAGAAGAGGTATGTAAAATTATCCATTTAATTGTTGTATATTACATACATATAGTCGTTTTTAATATAGTAGGTGTTTGTTTTTATTTAGGTTGA
- the LOC106315701 gene encoding ras-related protein RABE1c-like isoform X1 — MAAPPARARADYDYLIKLLLIGDSGVGKSCLLLRFSDGSFTTSFITTIGIDFKIRTIELDGKRIKLQIWDTAGQERFRTITTAYYRGAMGILLVYDVTDESSFNNIRNWIRNIEQHASDNVNKILVGNKADMDESKRAVPKAKGQALADEYGIKFFETSAKTNLNVEEVFFSIAKDIKQRLSDTDSRAEPSTIKIGQTDQAAGAGQATQKSACCGT, encoded by the exons ATGGCGGCACCACCTGCTAGGGCTAGAGCTGATTACGATTACCTCATCAAGCTTCTCCTTATCGGTGACAGCG GTGTTGGTAAAAGTTGTTTGCTTTTGAGGTTCTCTGATGGCTCTTTCACCACTAGCTTCATCACCACCATTGG GATTGATTTTAAGATAAGAACTATTGAGCTTGATGGCAAACGCATCAAGCTCCAGATTTGGGATACTGCTGGTCAAGAACGTTTTCGAACCATCACCACTG CTTATTACCGAGGGGCAATGGGCATTTTGCTGGTGTATGATGTCACTGACGAGTCATCCTTCAACA ACATTAGGAACTGGATTCGTAACATTGAACAGCACGCTTCGGATAATGTCAACAAGATCTTGGTAGGCAACAAGGCCGATATGGACGAGAGCAAGAGG GCTGTACCAAAAGCAAAGGGTCAAGCACTTGCTGATGAATATGGGATCAAGTTCTTTGAAACA AGTGCCAAAACAAATCTAAATGTCGAAGAAGTTTTCTTCTCGATAGCAAAGGACATTAAGCAGAGACTCTCAGATACCGACTCCAGGGCAGAG CCTTCGACGATTAAGATCGGCCAAACAGACCAGGCAGCTGGAGCTGGTCAGGCTACGCAAAAGTCTGCATGCTGTGGAACTTAA
- the LOC106315701 gene encoding ras-related protein RABE1c-like isoform X2, whose product MAAPPARARADYDYLIKLLLIGDSGVGKSCLLLRFSDGSFTTSFITTIGTIELDGKRIKLQIWDTAGQERFRTITTAYYRGAMGILLVYDVTDESSFNNIRNWIRNIEQHASDNVNKILVGNKADMDESKRAVPKAKGQALADEYGIKFFETSAKTNLNVEEVFFSIAKDIKQRLSDTDSRAEPSTIKIGQTDQAAGAGQATQKSACCGT is encoded by the exons ATGGCGGCACCACCTGCTAGGGCTAGAGCTGATTACGATTACCTCATCAAGCTTCTCCTTATCGGTGACAGCG GTGTTGGTAAAAGTTGTTTGCTTTTGAGGTTCTCTGATGGCTCTTTCACCACTAGCTTCATCACCACCATTGG AACTATTGAGCTTGATGGCAAACGCATCAAGCTCCAGATTTGGGATACTGCTGGTCAAGAACGTTTTCGAACCATCACCACTG CTTATTACCGAGGGGCAATGGGCATTTTGCTGGTGTATGATGTCACTGACGAGTCATCCTTCAACA ACATTAGGAACTGGATTCGTAACATTGAACAGCACGCTTCGGATAATGTCAACAAGATCTTGGTAGGCAACAAGGCCGATATGGACGAGAGCAAGAGG GCTGTACCAAAAGCAAAGGGTCAAGCACTTGCTGATGAATATGGGATCAAGTTCTTTGAAACA AGTGCCAAAACAAATCTAAATGTCGAAGAAGTTTTCTTCTCGATAGCAAAGGACATTAAGCAGAGACTCTCAGATACCGACTCCAGGGCAGAG CCTTCGACGATTAAGATCGGCCAAACAGACCAGGCAGCTGGAGCTGGTCAGGCTACGCAAAAGTCTGCATGCTGTGGAACTTAA